The following are encoded in a window of Amycolatopsis lexingtonensis genomic DNA:
- a CDS encoding glycoside hydrolase family 2 TIM barrel-domain containing protein, which translates to MSYVEDPGPGHGSVPPRAAFTSDAPSLSLNGTWRFRLSPSVAAAPDPLDADDSGWAELPVPSLWQLHGHGAPAYTNVHYPFPVDPPHVPSDNPTGDHRLRFDLPADWPSGSALLRFDGIDSCGRIWLNGTELGVTKGSRLPSEFEVGPLLLPRDNVLVVRVHQWSAGSYLEDQDMWWLSGIFRSVTLLSRPLGGIGDYWVRADYDHVSGLGTLRVDTGPDVVLDVPSLGVVGHPAGEPLELPVEPWSAETPRLYEGTLSTAAERVPVRIGFRTVSIEDGQLKVNGRRLLLRGVNRHEHDPRTGRVVSRETALADVLLMKRHHVNAVRTSHYPPDPAFLELCDEYGLWVIDECDLETHGFGPLGWERNPSAEPMWTDAYLDRMRRTVERDKNRPSVILWSLGNESHTGDNLARMADWVRHRDPTRPVHYEGDHDCSYVDVHSRMYATPDEVDRIGRREDDNERRRDLPFILCEYAHAMGNGPGGLLEYRELFERYPNCQGGFVWEWIDHGLAAPGHFAYGGDFGETLHDGNFVIDGLLFPDRTPSPGMTEFAKIIEPVRIDADPAGIRVSNHYDFISTEHLKFSWVLEDEGIAAAQGVLDVPTVHSGQSVSVPLPSLPTAAGESWLTITASLASATAWAPAGHVVGWGQLPVSPAPARPVPPVLGPVFRTAGQLVLGTGEFDAVTGALTALGGHPVSGPRLDVWRATTDNDRGSSPGPSEASMWLEAGLHRMQHRIIAVDADGDELVVRTRVAPPARSFGLFADYTWTAFDGGLRLRVDVTPDGPVPDTLPRLGLAMAIPGTFGSAEWFGGGPGEAYPDSRQAVRIGRFSSSVDGLQTPYVFPQENGNRTAVRWAAWTDPDGTGIRVDGEPVFDFTARRWTAAALETARHTDELESGSLVHLTLDVAQHGLGTAACGPGVLPPYRLVPQKTSFTLTLRPVAGGVAN; encoded by the coding sequence ATGTCGTACGTCGAAGACCCGGGCCCGGGCCACGGTTCGGTACCGCCGCGCGCGGCCTTCACCTCCGACGCGCCGTCGCTGTCGCTGAACGGCACCTGGCGGTTCCGGCTCTCCCCCAGCGTCGCGGCGGCCCCGGATCCGCTCGACGCCGACGACTCCGGGTGGGCCGAGCTGCCGGTGCCGTCGCTGTGGCAGCTGCACGGCCACGGCGCGCCCGCGTACACCAACGTCCACTACCCGTTCCCGGTCGACCCGCCGCACGTCCCGTCGGACAACCCGACCGGCGACCACCGGCTGCGCTTCGACCTGCCCGCGGACTGGCCATCCGGGTCCGCGCTGCTGCGCTTCGACGGGATCGACTCGTGCGGCCGGATCTGGCTCAACGGCACCGAGCTCGGCGTCACGAAGGGCAGCCGGCTGCCGTCGGAGTTCGAGGTCGGCCCGCTGCTGCTGCCCCGGGACAACGTCCTGGTGGTGCGCGTGCACCAGTGGTCGGCGGGCAGCTACCTCGAGGACCAGGACATGTGGTGGCTGTCCGGGATCTTCCGGTCGGTCACGCTGCTGTCGCGGCCGCTCGGCGGCATCGGCGACTACTGGGTCCGCGCGGACTACGACCACGTCTCAGGGCTGGGCACGCTCCGCGTCGACACCGGCCCGGACGTCGTGCTGGACGTCCCTTCGCTCGGTGTCGTGGGACACCCGGCAGGCGAACCGCTGGAGCTGCCGGTCGAACCGTGGAGCGCCGAGACACCCCGCCTGTACGAGGGCACGCTGTCCACCGCGGCCGAACGGGTGCCGGTGCGGATCGGCTTCCGGACGGTGTCCATCGAGGACGGTCAGCTCAAGGTCAACGGACGGCGCCTGCTGCTGCGCGGGGTGAACCGCCACGAGCACGACCCCCGCACCGGGCGGGTGGTGTCCCGGGAGACGGCGCTGGCCGACGTCCTGCTGATGAAGCGGCACCACGTCAACGCCGTCCGGACCAGCCACTACCCGCCGGACCCGGCGTTCCTCGAGCTGTGCGACGAGTACGGCCTGTGGGTGATCGACGAGTGCGACCTGGAGACCCACGGCTTCGGGCCGCTGGGCTGGGAGCGCAACCCGAGCGCCGAGCCGATGTGGACGGACGCCTACCTGGACCGGATGCGGCGCACGGTGGAGCGGGACAAGAACCGGCCCAGCGTGATCCTGTGGTCGCTCGGCAACGAAAGCCACACCGGGGACAACCTGGCGCGGATGGCGGACTGGGTGCGCCACCGCGACCCGACGCGACCGGTGCACTACGAGGGCGACCACGACTGCTCCTATGTGGACGTCCACAGCCGGATGTACGCGACCCCGGACGAAGTCGACCGGATCGGGCGCCGCGAGGACGACAACGAGCGGCGCCGGGACCTGCCGTTCATCCTCTGCGAGTACGCGCACGCGATGGGCAACGGCCCGGGCGGGCTGCTGGAGTACCGGGAGCTGTTCGAGCGGTACCCGAACTGCCAGGGCGGGTTCGTCTGGGAATGGATCGACCACGGCCTCGCCGCCCCGGGCCACTTCGCCTACGGCGGGGACTTCGGCGAGACCCTCCACGACGGCAACTTCGTCATCGACGGCCTGCTCTTCCCGGACCGGACGCCGTCGCCGGGAATGACGGAGTTCGCGAAGATCATCGAGCCGGTGCGGATCGACGCCGATCCGGCCGGTATCCGGGTGTCGAACCACTACGACTTCATCTCGACCGAGCACTTGAAGTTCTCGTGGGTGCTCGAAGACGAAGGAATCGCCGCCGCACAAGGCGTCCTCGATGTTCCAACTGTCCACTCCGGACAGAGCGTTTCCGTTCCGCTGCCTTCGTTGCCGACCGCCGCCGGTGAATCCTGGCTGACCATCACTGCGTCGCTGGCTTCGGCGACGGCGTGGGCGCCCGCCGGGCACGTCGTCGGCTGGGGTCAGCTGCCGGTGTCGCCGGCCCCCGCGCGTCCCGTACCGCCCGTGCTCGGGCCGGTGTTCCGCACGGCCGGGCAGCTCGTCCTCGGCACCGGCGAGTTCGACGCCGTGACGGGCGCGCTGACGGCACTCGGCGGGCACCCGGTCAGCGGCCCGCGGCTCGACGTCTGGCGCGCGACCACCGACAACGACCGCGGTTCCTCGCCCGGGCCGTCGGAGGCTTCGATGTGGCTCGAGGCCGGGCTGCACCGGATGCAGCACCGGATCATCGCGGTCGACGCCGACGGGGACGAACTCGTGGTGCGCACCCGGGTCGCCCCGCCGGCGCGGTCGTTCGGCCTGTTCGCGGACTACACCTGGACGGCCTTCGACGGCGGCCTCCGGCTGCGCGTCGACGTCACCCCGGACGGTCCCGTGCCGGACACGCTCCCCCGGCTCGGCCTGGCGATGGCGATCCCGGGTACGTTCGGCTCGGCCGAGTGGTTCGGCGGCGGCCCCGGCGAGGCGTACCCGGACAGCCGCCAGGCGGTGCGGATCGGCCGGTTCTCCAGCAGCGTCGACGGCCTGCAGACGCCATACGTCTTCCCCCAGGAGAACGGCAACCGCACGGCGGTGCGCTGGGCGGCTTGGACGGACCCGGACGGCACCGGCATCCGCGTCGACGGCGAGCCGGTGTTCGACTTCACGGCCCGCCGCTGGACGGCGGCGGCCCTGGAGACGGCGCGGCACACGGACGAGCTGGAGTCCGGTTCGCTGGTGCACTTGACGCTGGACGTGGCCCAGCACGGCCTCGGGACCGCGGCGTGCGGGCCCGGGGTGCTGCCGCCGTACCGGCTGGTGCCGCAGAAGACGTCGTTCACGCTGACCCTGCGGCCCGTGGCGGGTGGTGTCGCAAATTGA
- a CDS encoding LacI family DNA-binding transcriptional regulator, producing MSTSSTEPRRVTIHDVARSAGVSRQTVSRALNDKAEIDGSTKQRVLDAARELGYRPSRFARGLVRQDTTTIGLVVPDLLNPFFTEVASGALEAARARGWHVVVYDTAGDAEQELATLRVIGTQVDAVVGYFSRSDEDLDRFTPGIPVVLLGREPRAPRFSGIAIDGEDGVREAVAHLVGRGHRRIGMLDHDGRPEPSIRQHWFRRAVAEHGIALAPGWIARAPQSVDGGGAALATLLAAHPDVTAVFAFNDVIAIGALREARRFGLRVPADLAVIGFDGLALGTLVEPELSSVAIDTRALGALAVEQAARLVTGAAPLEPGELIIRGALHLRESA from the coding sequence GTGTCCACGAGCAGCACCGAACCCCGGCGGGTGACGATCCACGACGTCGCCCGCTCGGCCGGGGTGTCCCGGCAGACGGTGTCGCGGGCGCTGAACGACAAGGCCGAGATCGACGGCTCGACCAAGCAGCGCGTGCTCGACGCCGCCCGCGAGCTCGGGTACCGCCCCAGCCGCTTCGCCCGCGGCCTGGTCCGGCAGGACACCACCACGATCGGGCTGGTGGTGCCGGACCTGCTCAACCCCTTCTTCACCGAGGTCGCCTCCGGCGCGCTGGAGGCGGCCCGGGCCCGCGGCTGGCACGTCGTCGTCTACGACACCGCCGGCGACGCGGAGCAGGAACTGGCCACGCTGCGGGTGATCGGCACCCAGGTGGACGCGGTGGTCGGCTACTTCAGCCGGTCCGACGAGGACCTCGACCGGTTCACCCCCGGCATCCCGGTGGTGCTGCTCGGCCGGGAGCCGCGCGCCCCGCGATTCAGCGGCATCGCGATCGACGGCGAGGACGGCGTCCGGGAGGCCGTGGCGCACCTGGTCGGCCGCGGGCACCGGCGGATCGGCATGCTCGACCACGACGGCCGGCCCGAGCCGAGCATCCGCCAGCACTGGTTCCGGCGGGCCGTCGCCGAGCACGGCATCGCGCTGGCACCCGGGTGGATCGCGCGCGCTCCGCAGAGCGTCGACGGCGGGGGTGCCGCGCTCGCCACCCTGCTCGCCGCGCACCCCGACGTCACCGCCGTGTTCGCCTTCAACGACGTCATCGCCATCGGCGCCCTGCGCGAGGCCCGCCGGTTCGGCCTGCGCGTGCCCGCCGATCTCGCGGTGATCGGCTTCGACGGGCTCGCGCTTGGCACCCTCGTCGAGCCGGAGCTCTCCAGCGTCGCCATCGACACCCGCGCGCTCGGCGCTCTCGCCGTCGAGCAGGCGGCCCGGCTCGTGACCGGTGCCGCGCCCCTCGAGCCCGGCGAGCTGATCATCCGCGGCGCCCTCCACCTGCGCGAATCCGCCTGA
- a CDS encoding amino acid permease: MDSSLLTEKGESYSKALGNRQVQMIAIGGAIGVGLFLGAGGKLHQVGPSLIFSYAICGVAAYFVMRALGELVLHEPSSGSFVTYARKFIGPWAGFVSGWMYWVNWAMTGIAEITAVAIYVHKWLPDVPQWITALVALGVLIAVNLLSVKLFGELEFWFSVVKVLAIVVFLITAIGLVLTSADIGGTTAGPHNLTGHSGLFPAGIGIALMTLQAVIFAYSAIEVVGIAAGETKNARKVLPKAINGVVWRIGVFYVGSVLMLAMLLPWPFYNGDESPFVTVFSRLGIPGIGDVMNAVVLTAALSSVNSGLYSTGRILRSLAEKGEAPSFVSRMSGRHVPYGGILFTSVAYLLGVVLNYLVPKDAFDIAIAIASLGVITTWATLVFCQLRLRQAALRGEVERPSYRMPWAPYSGWATLAFLVLVVVLMGFSDGAEKIAFYSIPVLAVVLAVGWRFVSKRRERTPLG, from the coding sequence ATGGATTCCTCGCTCCTCACCGAAAAAGGTGAAAGCTACTCGAAAGCGCTGGGCAACCGCCAAGTGCAGATGATCGCCATCGGCGGCGCGATCGGCGTCGGGCTCTTCCTCGGTGCCGGCGGCAAGCTGCACCAGGTCGGCCCGTCGCTGATCTTCTCCTACGCGATCTGCGGGGTGGCCGCCTACTTCGTGATGCGCGCGCTCGGCGAACTCGTCCTGCACGAGCCCAGCTCCGGCAGCTTCGTCACCTACGCACGGAAGTTCATCGGCCCGTGGGCCGGGTTCGTCTCCGGCTGGATGTACTGGGTGAACTGGGCGATGACCGGCATCGCGGAGATCACCGCCGTGGCCATCTACGTGCACAAGTGGCTGCCGGACGTGCCGCAGTGGATCACCGCGCTGGTCGCGCTCGGCGTGCTGATCGCGGTGAACCTGCTTTCGGTGAAGCTGTTCGGGGAGCTCGAGTTCTGGTTCTCGGTGGTCAAGGTGCTGGCCATCGTCGTCTTCCTGATCACCGCGATCGGCCTCGTGCTCACCAGCGCGGACATCGGCGGCACCACCGCCGGGCCGCACAACCTGACCGGCCACAGTGGACTCTTCCCGGCCGGCATCGGGATCGCGCTGATGACGCTGCAGGCGGTCATCTTCGCCTACTCGGCCATCGAGGTCGTCGGCATCGCGGCCGGCGAGACCAAGAACGCCCGCAAGGTGCTGCCGAAGGCGATCAACGGCGTGGTGTGGCGGATCGGCGTGTTCTACGTCGGCTCCGTGCTGATGCTGGCGATGCTGCTGCCCTGGCCGTTCTACAACGGCGACGAGAGCCCGTTCGTCACGGTGTTCTCGCGCCTGGGCATCCCGGGCATCGGCGACGTGATGAACGCGGTCGTGCTCACCGCGGCGCTGTCCAGCGTCAACTCCGGGCTCTACTCGACCGGCCGGATCCTGCGCTCGCTGGCCGAGAAGGGCGAGGCGCCGTCGTTCGTCAGCCGGATGAGCGGCCGCCACGTGCCCTACGGCGGCATCCTGTTCACCTCGGTCGCCTACCTGCTCGGCGTGGTGCTGAACTACCTGGTGCCCAAAGACGCGTTCGACATCGCCATCGCGATCGCCTCGCTCGGCGTGATCACCACGTGGGCGACGCTGGTCTTCTGCCAGCTGCGCCTGCGCCAGGCCGCCCTGCGCGGCGAGGTCGAACGGCCGTCGTACCGGATGCCGTGGGCGCCGTACTCGGGCTGGGCGACGCTGGCGTTCCTGGTGCTGGTCGTCGTGCTGATGGGCTTCTCCGACGGCGCCGAGAAGATCGCGTTCTACTCGATCCCGGTGCTGGCCGTGGTGCTCGCGGTGGGCTGGCGCTTCGTCTCGAAGCGGCGGGAACGCACCCCGCTCGGGTAG
- a CDS encoding glutaminase — MDLAALLDRIADDVASDVGRGAVADYIPALARVEPRRFGMAVAEVDGALHGVGDWRHPFSVQSMSKVFTLALTLSRGDGVWARVGREPSGDPFNSLVQLEHEDGIPRNPFINAGALVVTDELARHGDAAEALLAFLREESGRPEIDVDPEVAASEAGHADRNRALAYFMASYGNMRHPVPSVLDQYVRQCSIAMSCADVARSALFLARHGVRNDGSRLLGLSAAKRINAVMLTCGTYDAAGEFAYRVGLPGKSGVGGGIVAIVPGRCAVCVWSPGLDARGNSVAGVAALDRFTTLTGWSVF; from the coding sequence GTGGACCTCGCGGCGCTGCTGGACCGGATCGCCGACGACGTCGCGTCCGACGTCGGCCGCGGCGCTGTCGCGGACTACATTCCCGCACTGGCCAGGGTCGAGCCGCGGCGGTTCGGCATGGCGGTGGCCGAAGTGGACGGTGCGCTGCACGGCGTCGGCGACTGGCGGCACCCGTTCTCCGTGCAGAGCATGTCCAAAGTGTTCACCCTCGCCTTGACGCTTTCCCGCGGCGACGGCGTGTGGGCGCGGGTCGGCCGCGAACCGTCGGGCGACCCGTTCAATTCGCTGGTGCAGCTGGAACACGAGGATGGCATCCCGCGCAACCCGTTCATCAACGCGGGCGCGCTGGTGGTGACCGACGAACTCGCGCGCCACGGCGACGCGGCGGAGGCGTTGCTCGCGTTCCTGCGGGAGGAGAGCGGCCGCCCCGAAATCGACGTCGACCCCGAGGTGGCGGCGTCGGAGGCGGGCCACGCCGACCGCAACCGCGCCCTCGCGTACTTCATGGCCTCCTACGGCAACATGCGCCACCCGGTGCCGTCGGTGCTCGACCAGTACGTCCGCCAGTGCTCGATCGCGATGAGCTGCGCGGACGTCGCCCGCTCGGCGTTGTTCCTGGCCCGCCACGGCGTCCGCAACGACGGGTCCCGCCTGCTCGGCCTGAGCGCGGCCAAGCGCATCAACGCGGTGATGCTGACGTGCGGCACCTACGACGCGGCGGGCGAGTTCGCCTACCGCGTCGGCCTCCCGGGCAAGAGCGGCGTGGGCGGCGGCATCGTCGCGATCGTCCCGGGCCGGTGCGCGGTGTGCGTGTGGAGCCCGGGTTTGGACGCACGCGGCAACTCCGTGGCGGGGGTGGCCGCGCTCGACCGGTTCACGACGCTGACCGGGTGGTCGGTCTTCTGA
- a CDS encoding helix-turn-helix transcriptional regulator, translated as MTEDELLLREAEKIAHAVGRMFPGLCEVVLHDLRDPAHAVRAIEGALSGRAVGDPATELGLARIADPGFPDVLQNYPNRFPDGRPAKSTSIGIRNSAGEYVAALCLNLDVSQLAAAAHALTRLAATAEPAPLAETLRARTADELRTLVEAYAADRGHTPRTLPAAAKKDLVRSVKERGFLELKNAVPALTELLGISRATVYNYLR; from the coding sequence ATGACCGAGGACGAGCTGCTGCTGCGCGAGGCGGAGAAGATCGCCCACGCCGTCGGCCGGATGTTCCCCGGCCTGTGCGAAGTGGTGCTGCACGACCTGCGCGACCCGGCCCACGCCGTCCGCGCGATCGAAGGCGCCCTGTCCGGTCGCGCCGTCGGCGACCCCGCCACCGAGCTGGGCCTGGCGCGGATCGCCGACCCGGGCTTCCCGGACGTGCTGCAGAACTACCCGAACCGGTTCCCGGACGGCCGCCCGGCGAAGAGCACGTCGATCGGCATCCGCAACTCCGCCGGCGAGTACGTGGCCGCGCTGTGCCTGAACCTCGACGTCTCCCAGCTCGCCGCGGCGGCCCACGCCCTGACACGCCTGGCCGCCACCGCCGAACCCGCCCCGCTGGCCGAAACCCTGCGCGCCCGCACCGCCGACGAACTCCGCACCCTGGTCGAGGCCTACGCGGCCGACCGCGGCCACACCCCGCGCACCCTCCCGGCGGCGGCGAAGAAGGACCTCGTCCGGTCGGTGAAGGAGCGCGGGTTCCTGGAGCTGAAGAACGCGGTGCCGGCGCTGACGGAACTGCTGGGGATCTCACGCGCCACCGTCTACAACTACCTGCGCTGA
- a CDS encoding threonine synthase, which produces MDYWYTDDRSGKRYPGDPLRWRGDDGAPLTVAPLPGLGPGDVDTGVRSLWRYRAALPGDLQPVSLGEGCTPLVPRRWGDADVRFKLEWFSPTGSFKDRGTSVMVSALAGAGVKELLEDSSGNGGSSVAAYSAAAGIAATVLAPEGTSPAKVLQTRAYGATVELVPGSRDDTAAEAVRRSVTTTYASHNWHPFFLQGTKTLAYELWEDLGFRAPDAVVTVAGAGSIVLGCDLGFGELLAAGSITRRPRLLVAQPRNCSPIDAAVHDRQPPPFAPTVAEGTAIRQPVRLPEVVAAIRRSGGDTAAIEEDAIAAAARRLAAMGLYAEPTSATAAAAIDVFRARGAIRPGETTVVVLTGSGLKAADKLRELLG; this is translated from the coding sequence GTGGACTACTGGTACACCGACGACCGCTCGGGCAAGCGGTACCCGGGTGACCCGCTGCGGTGGCGCGGCGACGACGGCGCCCCGCTCACCGTGGCCCCGCTGCCCGGGCTCGGCCCCGGCGACGTCGACACCGGGGTCCGGTCGCTCTGGCGCTACCGGGCCGCGCTGCCCGGCGACCTCCAGCCGGTCTCGCTGGGCGAAGGCTGTACCCCGCTGGTGCCGCGGCGCTGGGGCGACGCCGACGTCCGGTTCAAGCTCGAGTGGTTCAGCCCGACCGGCAGCTTCAAGGACCGCGGCACCAGCGTCATGGTCTCCGCGCTGGCCGGCGCCGGGGTGAAGGAACTCCTGGAAGACAGCTCCGGCAACGGCGGCTCGTCGGTCGCGGCCTACAGCGCCGCGGCCGGGATCGCGGCGACCGTCCTGGCCCCCGAGGGGACCTCGCCCGCCAAGGTCCTGCAGACCCGCGCGTACGGCGCGACCGTCGAGCTGGTGCCCGGCAGCCGGGACGACACCGCCGCCGAGGCCGTCCGGCGCTCGGTCACGACGACCTACGCCAGCCACAACTGGCACCCGTTCTTCCTGCAGGGCACCAAGACCCTCGCCTACGAGCTGTGGGAAGACCTCGGCTTCCGCGCGCCCGACGCCGTCGTCACGGTGGCCGGCGCGGGCAGCATCGTGCTGGGCTGCGACCTCGGGTTCGGCGAGCTGCTGGCCGCCGGCTCGATCACGCGGCGGCCGCGGCTGCTCGTCGCGCAACCGCGGAACTGCTCCCCCATCGACGCCGCCGTCCACGACCGGCAGCCGCCGCCGTTCGCCCCGACCGTCGCCGAAGGCACCGCCATCCGGCAGCCGGTGCGGCTGCCGGAGGTCGTCGCGGCGATCCGCCGCTCCGGCGGCGACACGGCCGCGATCGAGGAGGACGCCATCGCCGCCGCGGCCCGCCGCCTGGCGGCGATGGGTCTCTACGCCGAGCCGACCAGCGCGACCGCCGCCGCGGCCATCGACGTCTTCCGCGCCCGCGGCGCGATCCGGCCGGGCGAAACCACCGTCGTCGTCCTCACCGGCTCCGGCTTGAAGGCGGCCGACAAGCTGCGGGAGCTGCTCGGATGA